The following are encoded together in the Bacillus sp. NP157 genome:
- a CDS encoding cell wall hydrolase: protein MKLSALLWMASVLPSHLADQTCLATTVYLEARSEPTIGQYAVAEVALRRRDRGMGGNNVCEVVSAPRQFAITTTPKDFEVTDLVSWTKAWKIAGDSLNNWSLPKGERLVYVPQADHFATVAVAPTWSASRIVRKIGDHAFYAVN from the coding sequence ATGAAACTTTCCGCATTGCTCTGGATGGCGTCCGTCCTCCCGAGCCACCTCGCAGACCAGACGTGCCTGGCGACGACGGTGTATCTCGAAGCACGTAGCGAACCGACCATCGGCCAGTATGCCGTGGCCGAAGTTGCCCTCCGCCGGCGCGATCGCGGCATGGGTGGCAACAATGTGTGCGAGGTCGTCTCGGCGCCGCGCCAGTTTGCCATTACCACCACTCCGAAGGATTTCGAGGTGACCGACCTCGTCTCCTGGACGAAAGCCTGGAAGATCGCTGGCGATTCGTTGAACAACTGGAGCCTGCCCAAGGGCGAGCGACTTGTTTACGTACCGCAAGCCGATCACTTCGCCACGGTAGCCGTGGCGCCGACCTGGTCGGCAAGCCGCATCGTTCGCAAGATCGGCGACCACGCGTTCTACGCGGTGAACTAA
- the ccmA gene encoding heme ABC exporter ATP-binding protein CcmA: MPPTPPLLEARALSFLRQDEAVFGPVDFALHDGEVALVEGDNGSGKTTLMRVLTGMLHADEGEVLLDGAPFSLDTMAGAVVFLGHHLGLKFDLSARENLALSIGLYGVREGIDSDAALAEVGLAGFEDEPVRRLSAGQKKRAALARLLLLPARVWLLDEPYANLDREGIALVNRLLHDHAGRGGAALVTSHGAVSFAGDAPRRIRLHA, translated from the coding sequence ATGCCACCAACCCCACCCCTGCTCGAAGCCCGCGCGCTCAGCTTCCTGCGCCAGGACGAAGCCGTGTTCGGACCGGTGGATTTCGCCCTGCACGACGGCGAAGTGGCCTTGGTGGAGGGCGACAACGGCAGCGGCAAGACCACCCTCATGCGCGTGCTCACCGGCATGTTGCACGCCGACGAAGGTGAGGTGCTGCTCGACGGTGCGCCGTTCAGCCTCGACACCATGGCGGGCGCGGTGGTCTTCCTCGGCCATCACCTGGGCCTGAAATTCGACCTCTCGGCGCGCGAAAACCTGGCCCTGTCGATCGGCCTGTACGGCGTGCGCGAGGGCATAGACAGCGACGCGGCCCTGGCCGAGGTCGGCCTGGCCGGTTTCGAGGACGAGCCGGTCCGCCGCCTCTCCGCCGGACAGAAAAAGCGCGCGGCGCTTGCCCGCCTCCTTCTGCTACCGGCCCGCGTCTGGCTGCTCGACGAGCCCTACGCCAACCTCGACCGCGAAGGCATCGCGCTGGTCAACCGGCTACTGCACGACCACGCCGGCCGTGGCGGCGCGGCACTGGTGACCAGCCACGGAGCCGTCAGCTTCGCCGGCGATGCGCCGCGCCGCATCCGGTTGCACGCGTGA
- a CDS encoding glycine zipper 2TM domain-containing protein, with protein MSRLKISVLNAGLGAALVLSLTACNRDANADVANGAAPGNAPVAAAPAPEPAGPKYGRVVSVDPVRQAASAPQRECHDEVVTRRAPVKDQHQIAGTAIGAVAGGLLGNQVGGGKGRTLATVAGAVGGGYAGHEIQERRQETNTVTSTVRKCNTVAGTSGDKIVAYDVRYEYNGVTRSVRMDHDPGDRVEVQEGVSVVSDARQ; from the coding sequence ATGAGCAGGTTGAAGATTTCCGTCCTGAACGCCGGTTTGGGCGCGGCCCTGGTGCTGAGCCTTACTGCCTGCAACCGCGACGCCAACGCTGACGTAGCCAACGGTGCTGCTCCGGGCAATGCCCCGGTGGCGGCTGCCCCGGCGCCGGAACCGGCCGGTCCGAAGTACGGCCGCGTGGTCAGCGTCGATCCGGTACGCCAGGCGGCTTCCGCCCCGCAGCGTGAGTGCCACGACGAAGTGGTGACCCGCCGCGCACCGGTCAAGGACCAGCACCAGATCGCCGGTACGGCCATCGGCGCCGTCGCGGGTGGCCTGCTCGGCAACCAGGTCGGTGGCGGCAAGGGCCGCACGCTGGCGACCGTGGCCGGCGCGGTCGGCGGCGGTTACGCAGGCCATGAGATCCAGGAGCGCCGCCAGGAGACGAACACCGTCACCAGCACGGTGCGCAAGTGCAACACCGTGGCGGGCACCAGTGGCGACAAGATCGTCGCTTACGACGTGCGCTACGAATACAACGGCGTGACCCGTTCGGTACGCATGGACCATGACCCGGGCGACCGCGTCGAAGTCCAGGAAGGCGTATCGGTCGTTTCCGACGCTCGCCAGTAA
- a CDS encoding efflux transporter outer membrane subunit — translation MNRLPLRPALLAGVLAVALAACHVPAKIDHPALRDEVPLAGVDAGTRPGWPAAQWWLAYNDPQLDQLIELALRGAPDLAQAKTRVDSAQQNIRVAAAQAGLRVDGSAQVTRQRMSEHGLIPAQFLGFTWYNQADLGVQVRYDFDWWGKKRFTLESAVNSARAAEAERSASSLAIQAMVADTYFGWLTDEARVAVADQLLQARERTLRIAELRVKQGVDVPDTIQQARAELAGARQQKTALQGSADIRRASLAALVGVSVAELPPLSPRALPEVGTGLPEHAGTDLMARRPDIAASRWQVEAALRQTDAARAQFFPDVSLSAMAGLSSIDMDKVFNADSRVFALTPALHLPIFEGGALEANHGVSRAQLDAAVAQYNATVATAAREVATQALGARQLAERRGQQDEALGAVSTLLASAKARAARGVRDDRESLATQANLLQQQDSALDLHGQALSTDIGLVKALGGGYRAELPESPSTHSTDGTQSP, via the coding sequence ATGAACCGACTTCCGTTACGCCCCGCCCTTCTCGCGGGCGTGCTCGCCGTGGCGCTTGCCGCGTGCCACGTGCCAGCAAAGATCGACCACCCTGCCCTGCGCGACGAGGTGCCGCTGGCTGGTGTCGATGCCGGCACGCGTCCCGGCTGGCCGGCGGCACAGTGGTGGCTGGCCTATAACGATCCGCAGCTCGACCAGCTCATCGAGCTGGCGTTGCGTGGCGCGCCGGACCTGGCGCAGGCGAAGACGCGTGTCGACAGCGCGCAGCAGAACATCCGCGTCGCCGCCGCACAGGCAGGCCTGCGGGTCGATGGCAGCGCCCAGGTCACGCGGCAGCGGATGAGCGAGCACGGCTTGATCCCTGCCCAGTTCCTCGGCTTCACCTGGTACAACCAGGCCGACCTCGGCGTGCAGGTCCGCTACGACTTCGACTGGTGGGGCAAGAAGCGCTTCACGCTGGAGTCCGCGGTGAACAGCGCGCGTGCCGCCGAAGCGGAGCGTTCCGCCTCGTCGCTGGCGATCCAGGCCATGGTGGCCGACACCTACTTCGGCTGGCTGACCGACGAGGCGCGCGTCGCCGTCGCCGACCAGCTCCTGCAGGCCCGTGAACGAACCCTGCGCATCGCCGAATTGCGGGTTAAACAGGGCGTCGACGTACCCGACACCATCCAGCAGGCACGTGCCGAGCTGGCCGGTGCCCGCCAGCAAAAGACCGCCCTGCAGGGATCGGCCGACATCCGCCGCGCCTCGCTGGCGGCGCTGGTCGGCGTGTCCGTGGCCGAACTGCCGCCGTTGTCGCCGCGCGCACTTCCCGAGGTCGGCACCGGCCTGCCCGAGCACGCAGGCACGGACCTCATGGCCCGTCGTCCCGACATCGCCGCCAGTCGCTGGCAGGTGGAAGCGGCGTTGCGCCAGACCGATGCGGCGCGTGCCCAGTTCTTCCCCGACGTGAGCCTCAGCGCCATGGCGGGCCTGTCCAGCATCGACATGGACAAGGTGTTCAACGCCGACAGCCGCGTGTTTGCCCTGACCCCTGCGCTGCACCTGCCGATCTTCGAAGGTGGCGCGCTGGAAGCGAACCACGGCGTGAGCCGCGCGCAACTGGATGCCGCCGTCGCGCAATACAACGCCACCGTGGCCACTGCGGCACGCGAAGTGGCCACGCAGGCACTGGGCGCACGCCAGCTCGCCGAGCGCCGCGGCCAGCAGGACGAAGCGCTCGGCGCCGTCTCGACGCTGCTGGCCAGCGCGAAGGCGCGTGCCGCGCGCGGCGTTCGCGACGACCGCGAGTCGCTCGCGACGCAGGCCAACCTGCTGCAGCAGCAGGACAGCGCGCTCGATCTCCACGGCCAGGCCCTGTCGACCGACATCGGGCTGGTCAAGGCGCTTGGCGGCGGCTACCGCGCCGAGCTCCCCGAATCCCCTTCCACGCATAGCACCGACGGAACCCAGAGCCCATGA
- a CDS encoding FAD-dependent monooxygenase has translation MPRNDIAVVGAGLVGALVATLLTQRGFRVTVYEKRPDPRKSGFLGGRSINLALAERGLHALRATGLEDQVLAQAVMMRGRMVHDPAGHSGLQRYGVDDSEVIWSVSRGGLNTLMLDAAEAAGATFHFDQGLASADLERGTLTLHAADGSERIVDAPIVIGADGAGSALRAAMHRHEPLGERVEELGHGYKELEIPPGTDPAAPFAIERNALHIWPRGHYMCIALPNREGSFTVTLFLPNDGEHPSFRTIASAGAAEAFFRTEFPDALDLMPDFAADWSAHPVGSLATLYLDRWHIGGRALLIGDAAHAIVPFHGQGMNCGFEDAAELAERFAASPDDPAGVFAAFEASRKPNADAIARMALENYVEMRDKVADPQFLRMRELGGLLAQRCPTHYLPRYRMVTFTHLPYAYALERGRAQDTLVEQLLRGHDDVASVDLDAAERTLLATLPPLPRPT, from the coding sequence ATGCCCCGCAACGACATCGCCGTGGTCGGCGCCGGACTGGTCGGCGCACTGGTCGCCACCCTCCTGACCCAGCGCGGATTCCGCGTCACCGTCTATGAAAAGCGCCCCGATCCGCGCAAGTCCGGATTCCTCGGTGGCCGCTCGATCAACCTCGCCCTGGCCGAACGCGGCCTGCATGCGCTGCGCGCCACCGGCCTCGAAGACCAGGTGCTGGCCCAGGCGGTGATGATGCGTGGGCGCATGGTCCACGACCCGGCCGGCCACAGCGGTTTGCAGCGCTACGGCGTGGACGACTCCGAGGTGATCTGGTCGGTGTCCCGCGGCGGCCTCAACACGCTGATGCTCGACGCGGCGGAAGCCGCGGGTGCCACCTTCCACTTCGACCAGGGCCTGGCCAGCGCCGACCTCGAGCGCGGCACGCTGACCCTGCACGCCGCGGACGGTAGCGAGCGCATCGTCGATGCTCCCATCGTGATCGGTGCTGATGGCGCCGGCTCCGCCCTGCGTGCGGCCATGCATCGCCATGAGCCGCTGGGCGAACGCGTCGAGGAACTCGGCCACGGTTACAAGGAACTGGAAATCCCGCCCGGCACCGATCCGGCGGCACCCTTCGCCATCGAACGCAACGCCCTGCACATCTGGCCGCGTGGCCATTACATGTGCATCGCGCTGCCCAATCGCGAAGGCAGCTTCACCGTCACCCTGTTCCTGCCGAACGACGGCGAGCACCCCAGCTTCCGCACCATCGCCAGCGCCGGTGCCGCCGAAGCGTTTTTCCGTACGGAATTCCCCGATGCGCTGGACCTGATGCCGGACTTCGCCGCGGACTGGTCGGCGCATCCGGTCGGTTCGCTGGCCACGCTGTACCTGGATCGCTGGCACATCGGCGGTCGCGCCCTGCTCATCGGCGATGCCGCGCACGCCATCGTGCCGTTCCACGGCCAGGGAATGAATTGCGGTTTCGAAGACGCCGCCGAACTGGCCGAGCGTTTCGCCGCCAGCCCGGATGACCCGGCCGGCGTGTTCGCCGCCTTCGAAGCCAGCCGCAAGCCCAATGCCGACGCGATCGCCCGCATGGCGCTGGAAAACTACGTGGAGATGCGCGACAAGGTCGCCGATCCGCAGTTCCTGCGCATGCGCGAACTGGGCGGCCTGCTCGCACAACGTTGCCCGACGCACTACCTGCCGCGCTACCGGATGGTCACCTTCACCCACCTGCCCTACGCCTACGCGCTGGAACGGGGACGCGCCCAGGACACCCTGGTCGAACAGCTACTGCGCGGCCACGACGACGTCGCCAGCGTCGACCTCGACGCCGCCGAACGCACCCTGCTGGCCACCCTCCCCCCGCTCCCCCGACCGACGTAG
- the phaR gene encoding polyhydroxyalkanoate synthesis repressor PhaR: MAQTLRIIKKYPNRRLYDTEISSYITLEEVRQLVLDGEHFEVRDAKSGEDLTRSVLLQIIAEHEEHGQPMLSSQLLSHIIRFYGDSLQGFMGPYLERSLQVFLDQQQQFRNQLNNLMGQTPWSMLNEMTERNLDVWKSMQRGFLDAATAKPAAATQAPPRGGKKAS; this comes from the coding sequence ATGGCACAAACCCTTCGCATCATCAAAAAGTATCCGAACCGTCGTCTGTACGACACGGAGATTTCGAGCTACATCACGCTGGAAGAAGTCCGCCAGCTGGTGCTCGACGGAGAGCATTTCGAGGTCCGCGACGCCAAGTCGGGCGAGGACCTTACCCGCTCGGTGCTCCTGCAGATCATCGCCGAGCATGAAGAGCACGGCCAGCCGATGCTGTCCTCCCAGTTGCTCTCGCACATCATCCGTTTCTACGGGGATTCGTTGCAGGGCTTCATGGGACCGTACCTGGAGCGCAGCCTGCAGGTGTTCCTCGACCAGCAGCAGCAGTTCCGCAACCAGCTCAATAACCTGATGGGCCAGACCCCCTGGTCCATGCTCAACGAGATGACCGAGCGCAACCTCGACGTGTGGAAGTCGATGCAGCGCGGGTTCCTCGACGCGGCCACCGCCAAGCCGGCTGCCGCCACCCAGGCGCCGCCGCGCGGCGGCAAGAAAGCCAGCTAA
- a CDS encoding MarR family transcriptional regulator, with protein MSSLKPCVEALYEGVERVAGHIKGLPKCEVLLIRLLLLTGGALERDVEAKLRPFDLNDSDFRTLMMLYASEDGSSTPGELCTLAEQKPTNMTRITNLLAKRGLITRSHATHDRRQVVLTITGEGRQFVRKLLPPMFPEVVSKFSCFSDTERTTFEHLLKKLALHLDTADTP; from the coding sequence ATGTCCAGCCTGAAACCATGCGTCGAAGCGCTCTACGAAGGTGTCGAAAGGGTCGCCGGCCATATCAAAGGCCTGCCGAAGTGTGAAGTGCTGTTGATTCGCCTGCTCCTGCTCACCGGCGGAGCCCTCGAACGCGACGTCGAAGCCAAGCTCCGCCCCTTCGACCTCAACGACAGCGATTTCCGCACGCTGATGATGCTTTACGCCTCGGAAGACGGCAGCTCGACGCCCGGCGAGCTCTGCACGCTGGCCGAGCAGAAGCCGACCAACATGACCCGCATCACCAACCTGCTCGCCAAGCGCGGGCTGATCACGCGCTCGCATGCGACCCATGATCGTCGCCAGGTGGTGTTGACCATCACCGGCGAAGGACGCCAGTTCGTGCGCAAGCTGCTGCCACCCATGTTCCCCGAGGTCGTGTCGAAGTTCAGCTGCTTCAGCGATACGGAGCGCACCACGTTCGAACACCTGCTGAAGAAGCTCGCCCTGCATCTCGATACCGCGGACACCCCATGA
- the ccmB gene encoding heme exporter protein CcmB, whose product MTPGSTLAACAALLRRDLTLAWRRRGDIALPVLYAVMVAALFPFALGPEPALLARIAGGVVFVTVLLAMLLTLDGLFRPDIDDGSMEQLMLAPQPLALLVGMKIIAHWVTSALPLIVVAPVLAGMLHLPGPAILVLVLALGLSTPLLSLLGAVLVALTAGAKRSGMLLALMLLPLCVPVTIFAAGAVAAAQEGLPWVAPLAWLGAGLAMAIVLAPLACAAALRIAMDT is encoded by the coding sequence GTGACGCCCGGTAGTACGCTCGCCGCCTGCGCCGCCCTCCTGCGCCGCGACCTGACCCTGGCCTGGCGCCGGCGCGGCGACATCGCGCTACCCGTGCTCTATGCCGTGATGGTGGCCGCCCTGTTCCCGTTCGCCCTCGGTCCCGAGCCCGCGCTGCTCGCACGGATCGCCGGCGGCGTGGTGTTCGTCACCGTACTGCTTGCCATGCTGTTGACCCTCGATGGCCTGTTCCGGCCGGACATCGACGACGGCTCGATGGAGCAGTTGATGCTCGCGCCGCAGCCGCTCGCCCTGCTCGTAGGCATGAAAATCATCGCCCACTGGGTGACCTCGGCGCTGCCGCTGATCGTCGTCGCGCCCGTGCTGGCCGGCATGCTGCACCTGCCCGGCCCGGCGATCCTCGTGCTGGTGCTGGCGCTGGGCCTGTCCACGCCGCTGCTCAGCCTGCTCGGCGCGGTGCTGGTCGCACTGACGGCCGGGGCAAAGCGCTCTGGTATGCTTCTCGCACTTATGTTGCTGCCGTTGTGCGTACCGGTGACGATCTTCGCCGCCGGTGCCGTTGCGGCCGCGCAGGAGGGCTTGCCCTGGGTTGCGCCGCTGGCGTGGCTCGGCGCGGGGCTGGCGATGGCCATCGTGCTAGCGCCACTGGCCTGCGCCGCTGCGCTGCGCATCGCGATGGACACATGA
- a CDS encoding efflux RND transporter periplasmic adaptor subunit, which produces MSATPNDTPRPAESGNAPKDKRKRGKALLIALVVFLLAAAAWILLWLFVFSQRETTDDAYVGGNQVGISAQVPGIVVGVFADDTQRVNAGQVLVKLDPTDADVALRKASSALAQAVRQVRQQTQSAASADAALGARRLDLKRAQDDLKRRIPLLAEKAVAPEEVQHARDAVDSAQSALESAQRQADASRALVDGTDVESNPAVQQARASYRQAWVAAQRNAIVAPIDGYVAQRSVQVGNSVQPGQQMMTVVPLHDLWVDANFKESQLRHVRIGQPATVESDIYGGGVAYHGHVVGLGAGTGSAFSLLPAQNATGNWIKVVQRVPVRIAIDAKDLDQHPLRIGLSTAVKVDISDDKGDVLAKSPSTTPVALTTVYDEIAAKADAAADEIVRQNLGARVP; this is translated from the coding sequence ATGAGCGCCACTCCCAACGACACCCCGCGCCCGGCCGAAAGCGGCAACGCGCCCAAGGACAAGCGCAAGCGCGGCAAGGCCCTGCTGATCGCCCTGGTGGTGTTCCTGCTCGCCGCGGCCGCGTGGATCCTGCTCTGGCTATTCGTGTTCTCGCAGCGCGAAACCACCGACGACGCTTATGTCGGCGGCAACCAAGTCGGCATCTCGGCACAGGTGCCGGGCATCGTGGTCGGCGTCTTCGCCGACGACACCCAGCGGGTGAATGCCGGCCAGGTGCTGGTGAAGCTCGACCCGACCGATGCCGATGTCGCCCTGCGCAAGGCCAGCAGTGCCCTGGCCCAGGCCGTGCGCCAGGTCCGCCAGCAGACCCAATCGGCGGCCAGCGCCGATGCCGCGCTCGGCGCACGCCGGCTCGACCTGAAGCGCGCGCAGGACGACCTGAAGCGACGCATCCCGCTGCTCGCCGAAAAGGCCGTGGCACCGGAAGAAGTGCAACATGCACGGGACGCGGTGGATAGCGCGCAGTCGGCGCTGGAGTCGGCGCAGCGCCAGGCCGATGCCTCGCGCGCGCTGGTCGACGGCACCGACGTCGAATCCAATCCCGCCGTGCAGCAGGCCCGTGCCAGCTACCGCCAGGCCTGGGTCGCCGCGCAGCGCAACGCCATCGTCGCGCCGATCGACGGCTACGTCGCGCAGCGCAGCGTGCAGGTGGGTAACAGCGTGCAGCCCGGCCAGCAGATGATGACCGTGGTGCCCCTGCACGACCTCTGGGTCGATGCGAACTTCAAGGAAAGCCAGCTGCGCCACGTGCGCATCGGCCAGCCGGCCACGGTCGAATCCGACATCTATGGCGGCGGCGTGGCATACCACGGCCACGTGGTCGGCCTTGGCGCCGGCACCGGCAGCGCGTTCTCGCTGCTGCCCGCGCAGAACGCCACCGGCAACTGGATCAAGGTGGTCCAGCGCGTGCCGGTGCGCATCGCGATCGACGCGAAGGACCTCGACCAGCATCCGCTGCGCATCGGCCTGTCCACCGCGGTGAAGGTCGACATCAGCGACGACAAGGGCGACGTCCTCGCGAAGTCGCCGTCCACCACGCCGGTGGCGCTGACCACGGTCTATGACGAGATCGCCGCCAAGGCCGACGCCGCGGCCGACGAGATCGTGCGCCAGAACCTGGGAGCCCGCGTGCCTTGA
- a CDS encoding DHA2 family efflux MFS transporter permease subunit — MEILDMTIVNVAVPHIAGSLGVSSNEGTWAISSYALASAVMQPLTGWIAKRFGEVKTFCFSVGLFVVFSMLCGLATSMPMLVLFRLLQGAGSGPMVALSLSLLLASYPKDKQGIALAMWAMTVVVAPIFGPILGGYLTDNFSWPWIFYINVPVGAAAGVITWSILRSRETKTVRAPIDSVGLFLLVVGVGCLQFMLDNGNDHDWFASPLILTLGLIAVVALTFLVIWELTAKYPVVDLSLFARRNFAVGVSALSLGMLGFFGITVVFPLWLQTTLGYTATWAGLATAPVGILAFLMSPIIGKNIQRLELRAVVTFAFIVFAFTAFWFSTFNSGASFATLVLPRFVMGIGIACFFIPLNQIFLSGLRPDQIAGASGLANFCRTLASSVSTALTVTIWQHRGEAHHASLTEYVNPASPAATAYIDRLQGMHLHGEAQRAVLDQVVSREALTLAVNDVFWLCGILFLALIPILWLAKPPFGNAGGAAGH; from the coding sequence ATGGAGATCCTCGACATGACGATCGTGAACGTGGCGGTGCCGCACATCGCCGGCAGCCTGGGCGTGAGCTCCAACGAAGGCACCTGGGCGATCAGTTCGTACGCCCTGGCCAGCGCCGTGATGCAGCCGCTGACCGGCTGGATCGCCAAGCGCTTCGGCGAGGTGAAGACCTTCTGCTTCTCGGTCGGCCTGTTCGTGGTGTTCTCGATGCTCTGCGGCCTGGCCACGAGCATGCCCATGCTGGTGCTGTTCCGCCTGCTGCAAGGCGCGGGTTCGGGCCCGATGGTGGCACTGTCGCTGTCGCTGCTGCTGGCGAGCTACCCGAAGGACAAGCAGGGCATCGCCCTGGCGATGTGGGCGATGACCGTCGTCGTCGCTCCGATCTTCGGGCCGATCCTCGGCGGTTACCTCACCGATAACTTCTCGTGGCCGTGGATCTTCTATATCAACGTGCCCGTGGGCGCGGCGGCGGGCGTGATCACCTGGAGCATCCTGCGCTCGCGCGAAACGAAGACGGTGCGCGCACCGATCGATTCGGTCGGCCTGTTCCTGCTCGTCGTCGGCGTGGGCTGCCTGCAGTTCATGCTGGACAACGGCAACGACCACGACTGGTTCGCCTCGCCGCTGATCCTCACGCTGGGCCTCATCGCCGTCGTCGCGTTGACCTTCCTCGTCATCTGGGAACTCACCGCGAAGTACCCGGTGGTGGACCTGTCGCTGTTCGCCCGGCGCAACTTCGCCGTCGGCGTCAGCGCACTGTCACTCGGCATGCTCGGTTTCTTCGGCATCACCGTGGTGTTCCCGCTGTGGCTGCAGACCACGCTCGGCTACACCGCCACGTGGGCTGGCCTGGCCACGGCACCGGTGGGCATCCTCGCGTTCCTGATGTCACCGATCATCGGCAAGAACATCCAACGCCTGGAACTGCGCGCGGTGGTGACCTTCGCCTTCATCGTGTTCGCATTCACCGCGTTCTGGTTCTCCACCTTCAACAGCGGTGCGTCGTTCGCCACGCTGGTGCTGCCACGCTTCGTCATGGGCATCGGCATCGCGTGCTTCTTCATCCCGCTGAACCAGATCTTCCTGTCGGGCCTGCGTCCGGACCAGATCGCGGGGGCGTCGGGCCTGGCCAATTTCTGCCGCACGCTGGCGTCGAGCGTCTCGACCGCGCTCACCGTCACCATCTGGCAGCATCGCGGCGAAGCACACCACGCCTCGCTGACCGAGTACGTCAACCCGGCATCGCCGGCTGCCACGGCGTATATCGACCGGCTGCAGGGCATGCACCTGCATGGCGAAGCGCAGCGCGCCGTGCTCGACCAGGTGGTCAGCCGCGAGGCGCTAACCCTGGCCGTGAACGACGTGTTCTGGCTCTGCGGGATCCTGTTCCTGGCCCTGATTCCGATCCTCTGGCTGGCGAAGCCACCGTTCGGAAATGCGGGTGGCGCGGCGGGTCATTAA
- a CDS encoding TatD family hydrolase: MEKLIDTHAHLDDNSFDADRSAMFERAAQAGVRRWIVPAIDRGNWEAIERLCASRDGVFPAYGLHPLFLPHHRDEHLADLPGWLDGKGAVAVGEIGLDFYVEGLDPDRQRDFFVRQLHIAKEHELPVIVHARRAFEETIHTLRRIGGLRGVVHSFSGSEEQARQLFDMGFHIGIGGPVTYDRANRIRRVVAQMPLEWLLLETDSPDQPCANHRGERNEPAFMVDVLATIATLRNATPADIARATTQNARHLFNLPL, from the coding sequence ATGGAAAAACTGATCGATACCCACGCCCACCTGGACGACAACTCGTTCGACGCCGATCGCAGCGCGATGTTCGAGCGAGCCGCCCAAGCCGGCGTCCGGCGCTGGATCGTGCCGGCCATCGATCGGGGCAACTGGGAGGCGATCGAGCGTTTGTGTGCGTCGCGTGACGGGGTATTCCCGGCCTACGGGCTGCATCCGCTGTTCCTGCCCCACCACCGTGACGAGCATCTGGCTGACCTGCCTGGCTGGCTGGACGGCAAGGGTGCCGTCGCCGTGGGTGAAATCGGGCTGGACTTCTACGTGGAGGGACTGGACCCCGATCGGCAGCGTGATTTCTTCGTGCGCCAGTTGCATATCGCGAAGGAACACGAGCTGCCCGTGATCGTGCACGCGCGCCGCGCGTTCGAGGAAACGATCCACACATTACGTCGCATCGGCGGCCTGCGCGGCGTGGTGCATAGCTTTTCCGGTAGCGAAGAGCAGGCACGCCAGCTGTTCGACATGGGCTTCCACATCGGCATCGGCGGCCCGGTGACGTACGACCGCGCGAACCGTATCCGTCGCGTCGTGGCGCAGATGCCACTCGAATGGCTGCTATTGGAAACCGATTCACCCGACCAGCCCTGCGCGAACCACCGCGGCGAACGCAACGAGCCAGCTTTCATGGTCGATGTCCTCGCGACGATCGCAACCCTCCGCAACGCCACCCCCGCCGACATCGCCCGCGCCACCACCCAGAACGCCCGCCACCTCTTCAATTTGCCCCTGTAG
- a CDS encoding glycine zipper 2TM domain-containing protein, with product MHSIVRKFGLVAAAIVPLSLTACYEQPRRVVREDRVVYEGGSRRCQQCGVVDDIQQIYTDRQSSPLGAVIGAVAGGVLGSTIGKGDGRSAATVGGAVVGGVVGNQVGKRNGQDVAYQVRIRLDDGRWATVTQREDPQLRRGDQVQIRGDQVYRL from the coding sequence ATGCATAGCATCGTCCGCAAGTTTGGTCTCGTCGCCGCCGCGATCGTGCCGCTGTCCCTGACAGCGTGCTACGAGCAGCCGCGTCGAGTCGTTCGCGAGGATCGCGTGGTTTACGAAGGTGGCTCGCGTCGCTGCCAGCAGTGCGGTGTCGTGGACGACATCCAGCAGATCTACACCGATCGCCAGTCGTCGCCGCTGGGTGCCGTGATCGGCGCCGTGGCGGGTGGCGTGCTGGGTAGCACGATCGGCAAGGGCGATGGCCGCTCGGCCGCCACCGTCGGTGGCGCTGTGGTCGGTGGCGTCGTCGGCAACCAGGTCGGCAAGCGCAACGGGCAGGATGTTGCCTACCAGGTGCGCATCCGCCTCGATGACGGGCGTTGGGCAACGGTGACGCAGCGGGAAGATCCGCAGCTGCGTCGCGGTGACCAGGTGCAGATCCGCGGCGACCAGGTGTATCGCCTCTGA